The following coding sequences are from one Myxococcales bacterium window:
- a CDS encoding XdhC family protein, which yields MTAVVSDDLPGAVARCQASDFFVVMTRGHASDLPILTELYRLHPAPRYVGCMGSAVKAARLRRELALADVSVAALANFYCPIGLPVGGNVPAEIAISVVAQLLQVRDSGTSQPGADAAASAP from the coding sequence GTGACCGCCGTCGTGAGCGATGATTTGCCGGGGGCGGTGGCGCGCTGCCAAGCGAGCGACTTCTTCGTCGTCATGACGCGCGGGCACGCATCCGATCTGCCCATTCTTACCGAGCTCTACCGTCTTCATCCCGCGCCGCGCTACGTCGGGTGTATGGGCAGCGCGGTGAAAGCCGCGCGCCTGCGCCGCGAGCTCGCCCTTGCTGACGTTTCCGTCGCAGCCTTGGCTAACTTTTACTGCCCCATTGGCCTGCCGGTTGGCGGCAATGTGCCAGCCGAGATTGCGATTAGTGTCGTTGCGCAGCTGCTGCAAGTGCGGGATAGCGGGACCTCCCAGCCGGGGGCCGACGCTGCCGCCAGCGCGCCATGA
- the ftsL gene encoding cell division protein FtsL yields MNYPQRFYRLTRPLAARLSQPKRLALMVGLAALVAMMAMAIVHRRQRIVHLGYELSQLVKERETLAEDVRGLQVERAVLAAPDRVRRLALELGMQPPQATDVTSVPYVAPATEAP; encoded by the coding sequence ATGAACTATCCGCAGCGATTCTATCGGCTGACCCGCCCGCTTGCCGCCCGGCTAAGTCAACCCAAGCGGTTGGCGCTGATGGTGGGCTTGGCTGCCCTCGTGGCCATGATGGCGATGGCGATCGTGCATCGACGCCAACGCATCGTGCACCTGGGCTATGAATTGTCGCAATTGGTCAAGGAGCGCGAGACGCTCGCAGAGGACGTGCGCGGCCTGCAGGTTGAACGCGCGGTGTTGGCGGCGCCAGATCGCGTACGCCGGCTGGCGCTCGAGCTTGGCATGCAGCCACCGCAGGCGACCGATGTCACCTCGGTGCCCTATGTGGCGCCGGCCACGGAGGCGCCATGA